The Lactuca sativa cultivar Salinas chromosome 2, Lsat_Salinas_v11, whole genome shotgun sequence genome includes the window AACTTAGCACCAAATTTCTGGATATTTGCTGTCAAAATGAAACAAAATAGAGCCGTTAATGGCAATATCTTTGGTGCTATATTTTTTAAGTTTTCGGTTAGAGCTCTTGTTGCTGTTCTTGGTAATGTTTTCCCTAGGAAAAACCCTACATGGCCTTTGTCATCTTCTTGTTGCCTGCAACATGTGTAAGCTTCATCGCTTGATCCCAAGTGGGTTCGAACCAGACACTTTAGCTTGAACATGGATTGCTTTTGTAGACTTCTTTTGTTTGTTAACAGCACTGAAGCACCTCCACAACGGAACAAACAGTTGGTGAGGATCATGGACCTCTCGTTGCCGTTGTACCAGCTTGGTGCAATCGACTCTGAAGTTAAGACAAGAGCCAATTTGTTTCGATGAGTCTTGAACAGGTTTTGGACGATGTTTATGGAGATCAAACTCGCACTACATCCCATTCCTGACAGATTAAAAGATTTGATATCGTCTCTCATCTTGTAATGCTTGATGATACGAGATGTTAGTGATGGCACCGAAGCCATTACAGAGACATTGACAACCAATATGTCAATGTCTTGTGGAGAAACTCTAGATCGGCTGAAGAGCTTATCTAGAGTTTCTGAAAAGAACTCATCCATTTCATGCAGACTGTCGTTCAGACTTGAGTTAGTTCCATGGCCTAAGAAGAAGTTTTTAGGGCCGTAAGTCTCTTCACCTATACCCGAGCTAACTATTGCTCGTAACAGAAATTGGTAGTCTTCGATTCCCAAATTCTTGCATTTCCTGATCATTTTGCCGGAAAATTCAGTGGAGACTTTCCGGTCCTCCGTAGGCTTGAAGCACTCATAATGCAAGATGTAACATGATTGACTTATTCTTTTATCAATAAGTTTATAGAAGAGGTATAATAGAGATAGAACCAAAAGGCATGCCGATATCACAAGCATCCTTTGATGCTCactgtgtttgtgtgtgtttataCGACTCAATATTAACATTTATATAGGCAGCTAGGTGAGAAACCATATTAAGGTATTTTCCATCAGAAACCTTGGTAAGATTGAAATAAATGTtgcaataaataaaaacattaaaataatgtGGCACTTGGGTATAAAAGTCACATCATGTCGGGGGTAATATCATGCAAGTATTGCACCCGCTACACGATGTATTCAGTTGTAGAGACTCTTTGAAAATTCTATACCTACCCCTAATGGTTTAATGTTTTGTGTATCCTCGTTGAGTGGAATTGTGTATGCATACCTCCGGAATTTGAAATTTTATATGAATGAAAAgaacatatataattatatagtAACAGTCTAACTCTTTAGTCGTTCATACTTTTACAAAGATTAATTTTTATGTTAGTTTTGTTAATATATATCACAAAACGAACATTTTTACAAAAACTAATTTAGTGACCATCATAGTTGTTAACCTCGTATGAGTCACATGTTGAATCGTACAAAGTCGAGCCATTTTATACcag containing:
- the LOC111912235 gene encoding 3-ketoacyl-CoA synthase 12, with translation MLVISACLLVLSLLYLFYKLIDKRISQSCYILHYECFKPTEDRKVSTEFSGKMIRKCKNLGIEDYQFLLRAIVSSGIGEETYGPKNFFLGHGTNSSLNDSLHEMDEFFSETLDKLFSRSRVSPQDIDILVVNVSVMASVPSLTSRIIKHYKMRDDIKSFNLSGMGCSASLISINIVQNLFKTHRNKLALVLTSESIAPSWYNGNERSMILTNCLFRCGGASVLLTNKRSLQKQSMFKLKCLVRTHLGSSDEAYTCCRQQEDDKGHVGFFLGKTLPRTATRALTENLKNIAPKILPLTALFCFILTANIQKFGAKFLHIRVKRKVILNFKLGVDHFCLHPGGKAVIDGVKQSLGLTEGDMEPSRMTLHRFGNTSASSLWYVLGYMEAKKRLKKGDRVLMIGFGSGFKCNSCMWEVLRDLDDKNVWEDCVDKFPPKSLTNPYLEKYGWINDDPWIPPPEIVQAFASIESGD